The following coding sequences lie in one Trichoderma breve strain T069 chromosome 1, whole genome shotgun sequence genomic window:
- a CDS encoding PLD-like domain-containing protein, translating to MIVRSCARCASRARVLRTKPSISPPRYQYRSYATPHGAPAPAHGTGAGLLAPLVSELDRMAPSFDVRGEQIRILKTPAEFYETLKDRIRNAKKRIFLSTLYIGKSEKELIETLREAMRLNPDLKLSILTDALRGTRESPAASCASLLAPLVNEFGADRVEIRMYHTPNLTGLRKQYVPKRINEGWGLQHMKLYGVDDEIIMSGANLSMDYFTNRQDRYHLFSSKEVTDYFWGIYNGVASFSFLVQPSKEEAAGYTLSWPTTNSAPSPLEKPQSELKDTRVYMLSQMSQVMNPDTSTELPVLTRILERLSQPAYAGSSWTFTAGYFNPAPSLTKLLLNTASNRNVVITAAPEANGFYKSKGVSGLLPDAYVLLARRFLYAVQQCGREGDIALKEWRLGTTGQPGGWTYHAKGLWITMPGDVHPSMSIIGSSNYTKRSYSLDLEAGALIVTRNETLKSRLGEEQGWLQDHAAGVTMEDFTRLERRVSLKVRIAMWIVKVVGGAL from the exons ATGATTGTGCGCAGCTGCGCCCGGTGCGCCTCCAGGGCCCGAGTTCTGCGGACGAAGCCCAGCATCTCCCCCCCGCGATATCAATACCGAAGCTATGCGACACCTCACGGAGCTCCAGCACCGGCGCATGGAACGGGAGCGGGATTGCTGGCGCCGCTTGTCAGTGAGCTGGATCGCATGGCGCCGAGCTTCGATGTTCGAGGAGAGCAGATCCGCATCTTGAAGACGCCGGCCGAGTTCTACGAGACGCTCAAG GACCGAATACGGAACGCTAAGAAGAGGATATTCCTGTCGACTTTGTACATTGGAAAGTCGGAAAAGGAGCTCATCGAGACGCTGCGGGAGGCGATGAGGCTGAACCCGGACTTGAAGCTGAGCATTTTGACGGATGCGCTGCGGGGGACGCGCGAGTCGCCGGCGGCTTCGTGCGCTTCGTTGCTGGCGCCGCTGGTGAATGAGTTTGGGGCTGATCGTGTTGAGATCCGGATGTATCATACGCCGAACTTGACGGGGTTGAGGAAGCAGTATGTGCCGAAGAGGATTAATGAGGGATGGGGGCTGCAGCACATGAAGCTTTATGGGGTGGATGACGAGATTATCATGTCTGG GGCAAATTTGTCTATGGATTACTTTACGAATCGACAGGATCGCTATCACCTTTTTTCGTCCAAGGAGGTGACTGACTATTTCTGGGGCATCTATAATGGCGTCGCATCGTTTAGCTTCCTCGTTCAGCCGtcaaaggaggaggctgctggatACACCCTCTCTTGGCCAACAACAAACTCTGCTCCCTCACCTTTAGAGAAGCCCCAGTC CGAATTAAAGGACACCCGAGTATACATGCTCAGCCAGATGTCTCAGGTCATGAATCCGGATACTTCAACAGAGCTTCCGGTGTTGACGCGGATTCTCGAAAGGTTGTCGCAGCCGGCATATGCTGGATCATCGTGGACGTTTACTGCTGGATACTTTAACCCTGCCCCGTCATTAACCAAGTTGCTTCTCAACACGGCTTCCAATAGGAATGTCGTCATTACGGCGGCGCCAGAAGCCAATGGCTTCTACAAGTCAAAGGGAGTTTCTGGACTTCTGCCAGATGCCTATGTACTTCTCGCTCGTCGTTTCCTGTATGCCGTCCAGCAGTGTGGCCGTGAGGGAGACATTGCCTTGAAGGAGTGGCGTCTGGGTACAACTGGCCAGCCTGGGGGCTGGACGTACCACGCAAAGGGCCTTTGGATAACAATGCCCGGCGATGTGCATCCTAGTATGAGCATTATTGGCAGCTCCAACTATACGAAGCGGAGCTACTCTCTCGATCTCGAGGCGGGAGCTCTGATTGTGACTCGGAACGAAACACTAAAGTCTCGGCTCGGAGAAGAACAGGGCTGGCTGCAGGATCACGCAGCGGGAGTCACGATGGAAGATTTTACGAGGTTAGAGAGGAGGGTTAGTCTCAAAGTGCGGATTGCCATGTGGATTGTAAAGGTTGTGGGAGGCGCCCTGTGA
- a CDS encoding NADH ubiquinone oxidoreductase subunit NDUFA12 domain-containing protein has protein sequence MSTLPRTLGNLRKIGIKEYFRQMLLFAILLEQYIGDTKYGTLIGQDRFGNKYYENLEELPLRTRWVDYAKHDYDAAHVEPGWHAWISYLVDKPPTQDSLIATGTRHFEPALPKPNFTGTRGAYKPYNTVKSKLNAWEPVAKDRV, from the exons ATGTCGACCCTTCCGAGGACTCTGGGCAACCTGCGCAAGATTGGCATCAAG GAATACTTCCGCCAGATGCTG CTCTTCGCGATCCTCCTCGAACAGTACATCG GTGACACCAAGTACGGTACTCTCATCGGCCAGGATCGCTTCGGCAACAAATACTACGAGAACCTCGAGGAACTGCCCCTCCGAACCCGCTGGGTCGACTACGCCAAGCACGACTACGATGCCGCCCACGTCGAGCCCGGCTGGCACGCCTGGATCAGCTACCTCGTCGACAAGCCCCCGACCCAGGACAGCCTGATCGCCACGGGCACACGACACTTTGAGCCCGCTCTTCCCAAGCCCAATTTTACCGGAACGCGAGGAGCTTACAAGCCATATAACAC AGTGAAATCGAAGCTTAATGCTTGGGAGCCGGTGGCCAAGGATCGGGTATGA
- a CDS encoding NAD(P) transhydrogenase beta subunit domain-containing protein: MASSLLRPLATELYLSPSTASSSRFLRSRIQNVRPLLNCRRQWHASAGVTRQNAIVAAAPKSLALVRHESPVARAPVLLPKLYSTEAAAPVPPTTPYSQLTVGVPRETFPGERRVALTPTNVALLLKKGYSKVLVERGAGAEADFLDDAYEKAGATLVDSAKGIWSAADIVLKVRGPSDAEVEAIKENQTIYSFLQPGQNKDLVAKIAARKATYFAMEMVPRISRAQVFDALSSMANIAGYKAVLEASNVFGRFLTGQVTAAGKIPPCKVLVIGAGVAGLSAIATARRMGAIVRGFDTRPAVREQIESLGAEFIEVDMQEDGSGAGGYAKEMSKEFIEAEMRLFKEQAKEVDIIITTALIPGKPAPKLIKMDMLEVMKPGSVIVDLAAEAGGNCEATKAGKMITHNDVKVIGYTDLPSRLPTQSSTLYSNNITKLLLSMAPKDKEFGIDLSDEVVRGAIVMQKGEILPPAPRPAPPPAPAKPAAAVVVEPVELTPWQKKTREVATVTAGMTGVLALGKFTGPLFMSNAFTFALASLIGYRVVWGVAPALHSPLMSVTNAISGMVGVGGLFILGGGFLPETIPQSLGALSVLLAFVNVGGGFVITKRMLDMFKRKTDPPEYPWLYAVPAALFGGGYIAALSTGAAGLVQAGYLISSVLCIGSLSGLASQSTARMGNMLGILGVGSGVLASLAAVGFSPEVLTQFTGLAAVGAIAGMLIGRRITPTDLPQTVAALHSVVGLAAVLTSIGSVMADVSDLSTLHMVSAYLGVLIGGVTFTGSIVAFLKLAGRMGSRPKILPGRHIINSGLLATNAATMGAFLTMAPGAPMIAAGALAANTVLSFIKGYTTTAAIGGADMPVVITVLNAYSGFALVAEGFMLDNPLLTSVGALIGVSGSILSYIMCVAMNRSLTNVLFGGLSSPTTALEYKPEGQATETSVEDVAEQLVNAESVIIIVGYGMAVAKAQYALSSIVQSLRSKGITVRFAIHPVAGRMPGQCNVLLAEASVPYDIVLEMDEINDDFPETDLALVIGANDTVNPIAMEKGSSIEGMPVLHAWKAKQVVVMKRSLASGYADVPNPMFYMPNTKMLFGDAKVSCDAIKSAVEGKL; this comes from the exons ATGGCGTCCTCTTTGCTTCGCCCCCTAGCCACCGAGCTCTACTTGTCGCCATCCACTGCCTCTTCGTCGCGGTTTCTGCGCTCTCGAATCCAAA ATGTTAGGCCACTGCTAAACTGCCGCCGTCAATGGCATGCCTCTGCCGGGGTTACACGACAGAATGCTATTGTCGCTGCGGCCCCCAAGTCTCTGGCGCTGGTTCGCCATGAGTCTCCGGTCGCACGAGCGCCCGTCCTACTGCCAAAGCTGTATTCGACGGAAGCCGCTGCTCCTGTGCCACCAACGACGCCCTACAGTCAGCTCACCGTGGGTGTGCCGAGGGAAACCTTTCCGGGAGAGCGTCGAGTCGCATTGACTCCGACCAATGTGGCTCTCCTGCTTAAAAAGGGTTACTCCAAGGTCCTGGTTGAGCGAGGAGCCGGTGCTGAAGCTGATTTCCTGGATGATGCATATGAAAAAGCTGGCGCTACCCTTGTCGACTCCGCGAAGGGCATCTGGTCTGCTGCCGATATCGTGCTCAAAGTTCGTGGACCGTCCGACGCCgaagttgaagccatcaaagaaAATCAGACAATCTATTCGTTTCTTCAACCTGGTCAGAACAAAGATCTCGTCGCAAAGATTGCTGCTAGAAAGGCGACTTACTTTGCCATGGAAATGGTCCCTCGTATCTCACGTGCTCAAGTCTTTGATGCCCTTAGCAGCATGGCAAACATTGCCGGCTACAAGGCTGTCTTGGAAGCGTCCAATGTGTTTGGCAGATTCCTCACTGGCCAAGTCACGGCTGCTGGCAAGATCCCGCCGTGCAAAGTCTTGGTCATTGGAGCTGGTGTAGCTGGTCTCAGCGCAATTGCAACTGCTCGTCGCATGGGCGCCATTGTCCGCGGATTCGACACTCGTCCTGCTGTTAGAGAGCAGATTGAATCTCTCGGCGCGGAATTCATCGAGGTTGACATGCAAGAGGATGGCTCTGGTGCCGGAGGCTATGCTAAGGAGATGAGCAAAGAGTTCATCGAAGCCGAAATGAGACTCTTCAAGGAACAAGCCAAGGAGGTggacatcatcatcactacaGCCCTGATTCCCGGAAAGCCTGCCCCAAAGCTGATTAAAATGGACATGCTCGAAGTTATGAAACCCGGAAGCGTTATTGTAGATCTCGCTGCCGAGGCTGGTGGTAACTGTGAGGCCACCAAAGCCGGCAAGATGATTACACACAACGACGTCAAGGTTATTG GATACACTGATCTTCCGTCTCGTCTGCCCACCCAATCGTCCACCCTCTACTCgaacaacatcaccaagctcTTGCTGTCAATGGCacccaaggacaaggagtTTGGAATTGACCTGTCCGACGAGGTTGTCCGAGGCGCCATTGTCATGCAAAAAGGAGAGATTCTTCCGCCTGCCCCccgtccagctcctcctccagcaccggCTaagcctgcagctgcagTCGTGGTTGAACCCGTAGAGCTCACCCCCTGGCAGAAAAAGACTCGAGAAGTGGCCACTGTGACTGCTGGAATGACAGGCGTTTTGGCCCTTGGAAAGTTTACTGGTCCTCTGTTCATGTCTAACGCCTTTACATTTGCCCTGGCTAGTCTCATCGGTTATCGTGTTGTTTGGGGCGTGGCACCGGCGCTGCACTCTCCTTTGATGAGCGTAACGAATGCGATTTCTGGCATGGTCGGTGTTGGTggtctcttcatccttggtGGAGGTTTTTTGCCCGAGACCATTCCTCAATCATTGGGAGCCCTCAGCGTATTGCTTGCTTTTGTCAACGTTGGTGGTGGTTTCGTCATCACCAAGCGAATGCTCGACATGTTTAAGC GCAAGACTGATCCTCCTGAGTACCCCTGGCTTTACGCTGTCCCGGCTGCCTTATTTGGTGGTGGCTACATTGCCGCCTTGTCTACCGGAGCTGCTGGCCTCGTCCAGGCTGGATATCTCATCAGTTCTGTTCTCTGCATTGGATCTCTCTCAGGTTTGGCTTCTCAATCAACCGCTCGAATGGGTAACATGCTAGGTATTCTCGGCGTGGGCTCCGGTGTGTTGGCTAGTCTGGCTGCCGTGGGATTCTCCCCGGAGGTCTTGACACAATTCACCGgacttgctgctgttggagcCATTGCTG GTATGTTGATTGGAAGACGAATTACTCCTACTGATCTGCCTCAAACTGTCGCCGCTTTACACTCCGTTGTCGGTTTGGCTGCCGTGCTAACCAGCATTGGAAGTGTCATGGCGGACGTGTCTGATCTTTCGACTTTGCACATGGTCTCTGCCTACCTTGGTGTTCTAATCGGTGGTGTAACATTCACTGGGTCCATTGTTGCGTTCCTCAAGCTGGCGGGCCGCATGGGTTCTCGACCAAAGATTCTCCCTGGCCGACACATTATCAACTCTGGATTGCTGGCAACCAATGCTGCCACTATGGGTGCTTTTCTCACCATGGCCCCCGGTGCTCCCATGATTGCCGCTGGAGCACTGGCAGCCAATACGGTTCTGAGTTTCATTAAGGGATACACGACAACCGCTGCAATTGGAGGCGCTGACATGCCTGTTGTCATCACCGTGTTGAACGCCTACAGTGGCTTTGCCTTGGTAGCAGAAGGATTCATGTTGGACAACCCTCTTTTAACCTCTGTGGGAGCCTTGATAGGTGTCTCTGGTTCTATTCTATCGTACATCATGTGCGTTGCGATGAACCGGTCTTTGACCAACGTCTTGTTCGGAGGCTTGTCATCGCCAACGACGGCCCTAGAGTACAAACCAGAAGGCCAAGCAACCGAAACGTCCGTGGAAGACGTCGCGGAACAGCTGGTCAATGCCGAATCCGTCATCATAATTGTAGGATACGGAATGGCTGTTGCAAAGGCACAGTATGCGCTCTCAAGCATTGTCCAATCGCTTCGATCCAAGGGCATCACTGTGCGCTTCGCCATCCACCCCGTTGCTGGCCGCATGCCTGGGCAGTGCAACGTTCTTCTTGCGGAAGCGAGTGTCCCGTATGACATTGTCCTGGAAATGGACGAGATCAACGACGACTTTCCGGAAACCGACTTGGCCCTTGTGATTGGTGCCAATGACACGGTCAATCCGATTGCTATGGAAAAGGGCAGCTCCATTGAGGGAATGCCTGTTTTGCATGCCTGGAAGGCTAAGCAggttgtggtgatgaagagaagcttGGCGAGTGGCTACG CTGATGTGCCGAACCCAATGTTCTACATGCCCAACACCAAGATGTTGTTTGGCGATGCCAAGGTTTCCTGCGATG CAATTAAATCAGCCGTAGAAGGGAAGCTGTAG
- a CDS encoding ATPase family associated with various cellular activities (AAA) domain-containing protein, with product MSLNGPLSEADESKIVDTTSTMTSTLLASSQDETHNENAGFGEVGNVVGDDNKPAAQGVARFVDDIETLKKKILELEQQAKAASSTNLEQENSPSETEIEREQYKRMEDCLYKHRKEWEVNAGPGGWNLWSFNDYFRNGRSDRRWELSNDEVYERPNPFNPSHSCVDLKDTVNADAKADAYEEFDREIDYGHRRERLRKNFEWDMDRLYLAEESEKRKKHKVPLDDKLEDTEKAEPDKDKERVFAEPKLTRVSWAAFKAMESMIEEESCAIDILIGDPIVDDDARDYRRWYGFGNRRKRKTEVVLDGKMHETNENRQGALPERIRIHSTILRHILAQILSSNANEALTNSGYLSIVFVRPFKALFYCKPALLDWYAELSQKLKEKQNKPSVTNVPDTEGDSSLTQAVEDSKDEKPPAEEPTAVKPVEPTEDKSELDTKEEVTAKEEKVENKEAEEKGAEEEKVEEEKSGEEKVEEKKAEDEEDEETKLDNFTKSAAALEHISCLIDFIDSDVSLRVSHLGDPECRKVFFSDLWLLFRPGMEVIGSDGKQVYRVIGVTSAKHRVAAPWERWYNNITDDKRKASPFSITCIYIDFDGKNIGPVTKIFDFKRFDGEKDITLLEVYPLRFHPVKQSDLDDSLWSEDESLSQFQKHRRMLIRRGAMFLEVAAVKHMYYAGPTLEVRDDVEGQVVIDFETAFSVEDESQKQWKPILQPLIGNPPADDDDDTADARCRGRCCEGDMVYDDTHIDEQQKTEYLNSLLPRITALNEQPSIAVFPRSLKELRAAGSENGPYVTDEELVIMSYRVFGFVLRNRKWAKLDLTYMTAVHAPEASAVLADERARNSNDNKKPKTAFDRLVIEKEHRSMIVSLVAQHFRDKKSSSGQQQQFDIVKGKGKGLILLLHGAPGVGKTSTAEGIAELFKKPLFQITCGDLGTTAAEVEKALETNFALANRWDCILLLDEADVFLAARTKEDFVRNGLVAVFLRVMEYYAGILFLTTNRVGDFDEAFTSRIHISLYYPELDAGKTLEVFDNNLAMIEDRFAKKNRLINIENTKIRGFAATHFLQHKEARWNGRQIRNACQTALALAEYEAQGNSHEAILKPDALVNLNERHFEIVQNAYLEFADYMNKLYGIGAAQRAKEGRLRAVWIDENNNIVDTSGANKRGQDKKKVFLNSTQAQLPQQQTFVQNSSPQPHQYILQQPQYSQNFQQHQDLQQQQQHQQQLFQQYGMPQQQFQHQNIVSPQPVYPNSNHMQMQMQMPNIPINQQQWNNRVDPTSSAPFQSPTLVQDPMQIPRSIAQQPPLSLSPPAVQQPQQQSIAQQLGQGIQSMYTASSTQ from the exons ATGAGTCTAAACGGCCCTCTCTCAGAGGCCGATGAGTCAAAGATCGTCGATACTACCTCGACCATGACTTCGACTCTGTTGGCCTCAAGTCAAGATGAAACTCACAATGAGAATGCTGGCTTTGGTGAAGTTGGCAATGTAGTCGGGGATGATAACAAGCCAGCTGCGCAAGGAGTTGCTAGATTTGTCGACGACATCGAGACtctaaagaagaagattctcgAACTCGAACAGCAGGCCAAAGCCGCTTCATCGACAAATCTTGAACAAGAAAATTCGCCATCAGAAACAGAAATTGAAAGAGAACAGTACAAACGAATGGAAGATTGCCTTTATAAGCACCGAAAGGAGTGGGAGGTGAATGCAGGGCCTGGAGGATGGAACCTATGGTCATTCAACGACTATTTTAGGAACGGAAGATCTGATCGTCGCTGGGAACTAAGCAACGATGAAGTTTACGAACGGCCAAATCCTTTTAATCCATCTCATAGCTGCGTGGATTTAAAAGATACTGTGAATGCTGATGCGAAGGCTGATGCCTATGAGGAGTTTGACCGCGAAATCGATTATGGCCACCGCCGTGAGCGGCTGCGTAAGAACTTTGAATGGGACATGGACCGCCTCTACCTAGCAGAAGAGTCCGAAAAACGAAAGAAACATAAAGTTCCGCTAGACGACAAACTTGAGGATACTGAGAAAGCTGAGCccgacaaagacaaagagcggGTTTTTGCAGAGCCGAAGCTCACTCGGGTGAGCTGGGCGGCTTTCAAAGCCATGGAATCAATGATTGAGGAGGAATCATGCGCCATTGATATTCTCATAGGCGACCCTattgtcgatgatgatgccagaGATTACCGGCGGTGGTATGGCTTTGGTAATCGCCGAAAGCGTAAGACGGAGGTTGTTTTGGATGGCAAGATGCACGAAACAAATGAAAATCGCCAAGGAGCTCTTCCTGAGAGAATACGAATCCACTCGACTATCCTTCGTCATATTCTCGCTCAAATTCTCTCATCGAACGCGAATGAGGCATTGACTAACTCAGGCTATCTTTCGATAGTCTTTGTTAGGCCTTTCAAAGCCCTCTTCTATTGCAAGCCCGCGCTGTTAGACTGGTACGCCGAGCTCTCGCAGAAACTAAAGGAAAAGCAGAACAAACCAAGTGTCACCAATGTGCCGGATACCGAGGGTGACTCAAGTCTAACACAGGCTGTAGAGGATTCTAAAGACGAAAAGCCACCTGCCGAAGAACCTACGGCTGTAAAGCCAGTGGAACCGACTGAAGACAAAAGCGAGCTTGATACGAAGGAAGAAGTGACagcgaaagaagagaaagtggaaaataaagaagcagaagaaaaaggagcagaagaagagaaggtagaagaggagaaatcgggagaagaaaaggtggaagaaaagaaggcagaagatgaagaagatgaagagacaaAGCTTGATAACTTCACAAAGTCAGCAGCTGCACTGGAGCATATAAGTTGCCTTATTGACTTTATCGACTCTGACGTTTCCTTGCGAGTTTCGCATCTCGGGGACCCTGAATGCCGCAAAGTATTCTTTTCGGATCTCTGGTTACTTTTCCGGCCTGGAATGGAAGTTATCGGAAGCGATGGCAAGCAGGTATACAGAGTCATCGGCGTCACCAGCGCAAAACACCGAGTTGCGGCACCTTGGGAGAGGTGGTACAACAACATTACGGATGACAAGCGCAAAGCGTCACCCTTTAGCATCACCTGTATCTACATCGACTTTGACGGAAAGAATATTGGTCCAGTAACCAAAATCTTTGACTTCAAGAGGTTCGATGGCGAGAAGGATATTACTTTACTTGAAGTTTATCCTCTTCGCTTTCACCCTGTCAAGCAATCCGACCTCGATGATTCGCTGTGGTCAGAAGATGAAAGTCTATCACAGTTTCAGAAACACAGACGAATGCTGATACGACGGGGAGCCATGTTTCTTGAAGTTGCCGCCGTCAAGCATATGTACTACGCTGGGCCGACGCTGGAAGTACGCGATGATGTCGAAGGGCAAGTGGTTATCGATTTCGAAACGGCCTTTTctgtggaagatgaaagCCAGAAGCAGTGGAAGCCAATCTTGCAGCCCCTCATTGGAAACCCTCCGGcggacgatgacgatgatacAGCCGATGCTCGTTGTCGCGGCCGCTGCTGCGAGGGCGACATGGTATACGACGACACGCATATAGACGAACAGCAGAAGACAGAATACCTCAATAGTCTTTTACCTAGGATAACAGCTTTGAACGAACAGCCTTCTATTGCCGTTTTCCCACGGTCCTTGAAAGAGTTGAGAGCGGCTGGGTCTGAAAACGGCCCTTATGTTACAGACGAGGAATTAGTTATCATGTCGTATCGTGTGTTTGGCTTTGTGCTACGCAACCGAAAATGGG CTAAATTGGATCTTACGTACATGACGGCTGTACATGCGCCAGAGGCGTCGGCCGTGTTGGCCGATGAGAGAGCACGCAATAGTAACGACAATAAGAAGCCTAAAACCGCTTTTGATCGTCTTGTTATCGAGAAAGAGCACAGGTCCATGATAGTGTCACTAGTTGCCCAGCATTTCCGAGACAAAAAGTCATCAAGTGGACAACAACAGCAGTTTGACATTGTCAAAGGCAAAG GAAAGGGATTaattttgcttcttcatggTGCGCCCGGAGTGGGTAAAACGTCGACTGCTG AGGGAATAGCAGAACTCTTCAAGAAACCGCTGTTTCAAATTACGTGCG GTGATCTCGGCACAACTGCAGCGGAAGTCGAAAAGGCTCTAGAAACAAATTTTGCACTGGCAAATCGATGGGACtgtattcttcttctcgacgaGGCGGATGTATTTTTGGCTGCGAGGACGAAAGAAGACTTTGTGCGGAATGGACTTGTAGCAG TTTTCTTGCGTGTTATGGAGTATTACGCTGGAATCCTCTTTTTGACCACCAATCGTGTTGGAGACTTTGACGAAGCCTTTACCTCTCGAATCCACATCAGCTTATACTACCCAGAGTTGGATGCTGGCAAAACTCTTGAAGTCTTCGACAACaacttggccatgattgAAGACAGATTCGCGAAGAAAAACCGACTCATTAACATTGAGAACACAAAGATTCGCGGCTTCGCTGCCACTCATTTCCTCCAGCACAAGGAAGCTCGCTGGAATGGCCGGCAGATTCGCAATGCTTGCCAGACAGCACTAGCCCTAGCCGAGTATGAAGCTCAGGGCAACAGTCATGAGGCTATCCTGAAGCCCGATGCTCTCGTTAATCTCAACGAAAGACATTTCGAAATTGTACAGAACGCGTATCTCGAGTTTGCCGATTACATGAACAAGCTATATGGTATTGGCGCAGCACAACGGGCCAAGGAAGGTCGACTACGAGCTGTCTGGATCGACGAGAACAACAATATTGTAGACACTTCTGGGGCAAACAAGAgaggacaagacaagaagaaggtcttTCTCAACTCAACACAAGCGCAACTGCCACAGCAACAGACGTTTGTGCAGAATTCGTCGCCACAGCCACATCAATACATTCTACAACAACCTCAGTACTCTCAAAATttccaacagcatcaagatttacagcagcagcagcaacatcagCAGCAACTGTTTCAGCAATATGGCATgccacagcagcaattcCAGCACCAGAATATTGTTTCTCCACAGCCTGTTTACCCGAATTCCAATCatatgcagatgcagatgcagatgccgaACATTCCCATcaaccagcagcaatggaaTAATAGAGTCGACCCTACAAGTAGCGCTCCGTTCCAGAGTCCTACGTTGGTGCAGGACCCCATGCAGATTCCACGGTCCATAGCACAACAACCGCCTTTGTCGCTATCGCCACCTGCAgtccagcagccgcagcagcaatcaaTTGCACAACAACTTGGCCAAGGCATCCAGAGCATGTATACAGCATCATCTACCCAATAA